In one window of Aphidius gifuensis isolate YNYX2018 linkage group LG4, ASM1490517v1, whole genome shotgun sequence DNA:
- the LOC122853758 gene encoding protein Vhl produces MEVSQSPSILKSLNQDYKSFVRFINTTNYRVEVIWIDYNGRAKLYQTLKPNEEYNINTFATHPWIFVEEETRDRFMVNCEDVFMPEPWFVRYHNIPRNQWPQRIERVDVKITIPIYTLRDLSLRVIKKHLKHDYQAFLLEIPKTLQYELASMQPRKGDPAEP; encoded by the exons aTGGAAGTATCACAATCACcgtcaatattaaaatcactAAATCAAGACTACAAATCATTTGTACGttttattaatacaacaaACTACAGAGTCGAGGTTATCTGGATTGATTACAATGGCCGTGCAAAACTTTATCAAACATTAAAGCCAAATGAGgaatacaatataaatacatttgcAACACATCCTTGGATATTTGTTGAGGAAGAAACACGTGATag gttTATGGTCAATTGTGAGGACGTATTTATGCCAGAGCCTTGGTTTGTTCGTTATCACAATATACCACGTAATCAGTGGCCACAAAGAATCGAAAGAGTTgatgttaaaataacaataccaATATATACACTACGTGATCTTTCATTAcgtgttataaaaaaacatttgaagcACGATTATCAAGCATTTTTGTTGGAAATACCAAAGACATTGCAATACGAATTGGCATCAATGCAACCAAGAAAGGGCGATCCAGCAGAACCTTAA